In Spirosoma aureum, a single genomic region encodes these proteins:
- a CDS encoding phosphatase PAP2 family protein yields the protein MKKSLPILMAMLMIAVHLQAQMEPMASNWKTWFITSPKTYRLPPPTSYKEETAQVFSKQNDLDSAGWQQILYWNAGAPGYRWQTLMYRLWMTDTTYNGALANMLLSVATYDATIVAWDTKYAYKRPRPFAVDSRIKVHGPKPDSPSYPCEHSVAAGVAVTLITHFYPSMAESVNRLAQQLMASRIAAGIAFPSDTRAGFELGKQIAEKELAYTKGFTPKTAWDGKRPKQPGIWNGKKPASPLAGLSKTVVLDSSSQFRPGPPPDFAKDMAELKSFKPTFRSMANAFNFASQPFWEDLLHKKIFEYNLHLDPPRAARLYAIAAIGVYDGFVACWDAKYAYWGIRPDQYDTTYQPPLLITPPFPGYPSGHAAIGSVMGELYSYFFPAERAYFQQKAKEGAESRFQAGIHFRTDNEVGLEMGRKVAEKIIQKVRTDGADEELMLAKKK from the coding sequence ATGAAAAAGAGTCTACCCATTCTCATGGCTATGCTGATGATAGCCGTTCACCTACAGGCCCAGATGGAGCCAATGGCCAGCAATTGGAAAACCTGGTTTATTACATCACCGAAGACCTACCGCTTACCTCCTCCCACTTCCTACAAGGAGGAAACGGCACAGGTATTCTCTAAACAGAACGATCTGGATTCTGCCGGCTGGCAGCAGATTCTATACTGGAATGCAGGGGCACCCGGTTACCGATGGCAGACACTAATGTATAGATTATGGATGACAGATACCACCTACAATGGCGCTCTGGCGAATATGCTGCTAAGTGTCGCCACCTATGACGCTACGATCGTGGCCTGGGATACGAAATATGCCTATAAACGACCTCGGCCTTTTGCAGTCGATAGTCGGATCAAAGTGCACGGACCGAAGCCCGATAGCCCCTCCTATCCCTGCGAACATTCGGTAGCGGCTGGCGTAGCGGTGACGCTCATCACTCATTTCTACCCTTCTATGGCTGAGTCTGTCAATCGGCTGGCGCAGCAACTCATGGCATCACGAATTGCGGCTGGCATTGCCTTTCCCAGCGATACCCGCGCGGGCTTTGAACTGGGCAAACAGATTGCCGAAAAAGAATTGGCCTATACGAAAGGGTTTACGCCTAAAACAGCCTGGGACGGAAAGAGGCCGAAGCAACCGGGCATCTGGAACGGAAAAAAGCCTGCGTCACCACTGGCAGGTCTTAGTAAAACAGTGGTACTGGACAGCAGTAGTCAGTTTCGCCCCGGCCCACCACCCGACTTTGCAAAAGATATGGCAGAACTGAAAAGCTTCAAACCCACTTTTCGCTCGATGGCCAATGCGTTTAATTTTGCGAGCCAACCCTTCTGGGAAGATTTGCTGCACAAAAAAATATTCGAATACAACCTTCACCTGGACCCGCCCCGTGCCGCGCGATTGTATGCCATCGCGGCCATTGGCGTCTACGATGGATTTGTCGCCTGTTGGGATGCCAAGTATGCCTACTGGGGCATTCGACCCGATCAGTACGATACTACCTACCAGCCACCACTGCTAATTACTCCGCCTTTTCCAGGCTACCCTTCGGGACATGCCGCTATCGGTAGTGTAATGGGAGAATTGTATTCGTATTTCTTTCCGGCAGAACGCGCTTATTTCCAGCAGAAAGCCAAAGAAGGGGCAGAATCCCGCTTCCAGGCGGGCATCCATTTCCGCACCGACAATGAAGTTGGTCTGGAAATGGGCCGGAAGGTAGCCGAGAAAATTATTCAGAAGGTAAGAACCGATGGTGCCGACGAGGAATTAATGCTGGCAAAGAAAAAATAG
- a CDS encoding SGNH/GDSL hydrolase family protein gives MTRKLLFFVLFVCVQHPIIFAQNPTEYIWWNPVQNQFPVIEGQAWPKDVKNPYDRLPAQAEKSVRDVVWNLSHNGAGLLIRFKASTDQLVVRYAVSGSHALPHMPATGVSGVDLYALNSDGDWRWCTGKYAFKDTIEYRFTNLEPNDQYHQKGREYRLYLPLYNSVKWLEIGVPKGVSFTPLPTRIEKPIVVYGTSIAQGACASRPGMAWTAILGRKLDRPVINLGFSGNGRLEKEVVQLLPDIDAKLYVLDCLPNLVASVGIAPEEIKNRIMESVKTLRQKRPAIPVLLVEHAGYTDGSLNATRRKFYTDANELMRQAFAQLKTEGINQIYLLPKTALNLEMDDMVDGTHPTDLGMQHYADAYEKSIRTILNEPIGQYSTTKPCTQFRDAAIYDWETRHRDMVSLAKAKPPRIIFLGNSITHYWGGQPQAPISRGSDSWNTVLAPLGTQNFGYGWDRIENVLWRVYHDELDGYAAAQVVVMIGTNNLQLNSDTEIIEGLKFLVSAIKTRQPGADILLLGILPRRQGEARILELNKGIAQASGQLNVTFADPGTVFLKEDGKIDETFFTDGLHPNAEGYQKLVGKLTPFLKPVEQSNKQKR, from the coding sequence ATGACCCGAAAACTGCTCTTTTTTGTCCTGTTTGTCTGTGTTCAGCACCCAATTATTTTTGCGCAAAATCCAACGGAGTACATCTGGTGGAATCCGGTTCAAAATCAATTTCCGGTTATCGAAGGTCAGGCGTGGCCGAAGGATGTCAAAAATCCGTATGACCGGCTCCCGGCACAGGCAGAAAAGAGCGTTAGGGATGTGGTTTGGAATCTGTCGCATAATGGGGCGGGGTTGCTGATTCGGTTTAAAGCCAGTACCGATCAGCTCGTTGTGCGTTATGCGGTAAGCGGTTCCCATGCCCTGCCGCACATGCCAGCAACGGGGGTGAGCGGAGTAGATTTGTACGCCCTCAACAGCGATGGCGACTGGCGGTGGTGCACTGGGAAATATGCCTTTAAGGATACAATTGAATACCGGTTTACGAATCTGGAGCCGAACGATCAATACCATCAGAAAGGGCGTGAGTACCGGCTGTACCTGCCCCTTTACAATTCGGTTAAATGGCTGGAAATAGGCGTCCCAAAAGGTGTTTCGTTTACGCCGTTACCAACCCGAATCGAAAAGCCAATCGTCGTATATGGCACCTCGATTGCGCAGGGAGCCTGTGCCTCGCGACCGGGTATGGCCTGGACCGCTATTCTGGGGCGAAAGCTTGACCGGCCCGTTATCAATCTGGGGTTCTCGGGTAATGGCCGACTGGAGAAAGAGGTTGTTCAGTTACTACCCGACATCGATGCCAAACTCTACGTGCTGGACTGTTTGCCGAATCTGGTTGCCTCGGTAGGTATTGCTCCTGAAGAGATCAAAAACAGGATCATGGAGTCGGTAAAAACACTTCGGCAAAAACGCCCGGCCATTCCTGTTCTGCTGGTGGAACACGCAGGCTATACCGATGGATCGCTAAATGCCACCCGTCGAAAATTCTATACGGATGCCAATGAACTGATGCGCCAGGCATTTGCTCAGTTGAAAACGGAAGGAATTAACCAGATCTATCTTCTCCCCAAAACGGCACTTAATCTGGAAATGGACGATATGGTCGATGGTACGCACCCGACCGATCTGGGCATGCAACACTACGCTGATGCCTATGAAAAAAGCATCCGTACGATTCTCAATGAGCCAATTGGCCAATACAGTACGACAAAACCCTGTACGCAATTTCGGGATGCCGCGATTTATGACTGGGAAACCCGACACCGGGACATGGTATCGTTAGCCAAAGCAAAACCCCCGCGCATTATTTTTCTGGGGAATTCCATCACACACTATTGGGGCGGCCAGCCACAGGCACCCATCAGCCGGGGAAGCGACTCTTGGAATACCGTCTTAGCTCCATTGGGGACGCAAAACTTTGGCTATGGCTGGGACCGTATTGAAAACGTACTCTGGCGGGTCTATCACGATGAACTCGATGGCTATGCAGCCGCACAGGTCGTTGTCATGATCGGCACAAACAATCTGCAACTGAACTCCGATACGGAAATCATTGAGGGATTGAAATTTCTGGTTAGTGCCATCAAAACCCGTCAGCCGGGGGCCGATATACTCTTACTGGGTATCCTGCCACGTCGTCAGGGAGAAGCCCGAATTCTTGAACTCAACAAAGGAATTGCACAGGCCTCGGGACAATTAAACGTAACCTTCGCTGACCCAGGCACTGTTTTTCTGAAGGAAGATGGTAAAATTGATGAAACGTTTTTCACCGACGGTCTTCACCCGAACGCAGAAGGCTATCAAAAACTGGTCGGCAAACTCACTCCTTTTCTGAAGCCAGTCGAGCAGAGCAACAAACAAAAACGGTAG
- a CDS encoding DUF5989 family protein, which yields MEFLKDFWLFVRERKRYWLIPLFIILLLLGLLTVFTTGSALAPFIYSIF from the coding sequence ATGGAGTTTTTAAAGGATTTCTGGCTATTCGTGCGGGAACGCAAGCGATACTGGCTAATACCGCTATTCATTATTTTACTGCTACTTGGACTATTAACTGTATTCACGACAGGCTCAGCATTAGCTCCGTTTATTTACTCTATTTTCTAA
- a CDS encoding GDSL-type esterase/lipase family protein: MKKTASSPQTLADQKRMSSKQLWLFKGVALLLPFLLLALLEGVLRLFNYGHDLHLFVDDPQQSGFLVMNQHASEKYFTETDNATIGNFEPFHKHKPDGTLRIFVLGESTTIGYPYMHNGSFHRWLQYRLTHTFPDKEFEIINLALTAVNSYTVFGFAQELAAYQPDAVLIYTGHNEYYGALGVGSTNSIARNPSLVRFVLKLREFRFMQLIGHALAGIRKALSGQQPDLRENLMKRMAADQQIPYQSEVYQQGIEQYKTNLNDLCQLLSNQKIPVFISNLVSNEKDLKPFISASENLANSAQQQYQLASQAYKTGDFTTAKKAYVQAKELDLLRFRAPEAMNQVIREIATHYPDVTIVDTKAYFEKQSAHGILGKETLLEHVHPNLFGYALLSDAFYEALKKRKLIATEGSQEMSFAQLRQQMPITAVDSLQGAYEMMILKEGWPFNEPMPPEENRPKTVEEQLAGALVVRQLSWRDAMNQLAAYYAKEKNPLKALQVTEALSLEYPNDPTLYAQAGKLCATLNQNDQAVLYLKKAFQLENTFEKAQQLFITFLKLDRPEEALPYLRYASANNTSTFNLNELQTFVEQLIELKKQYAKDTNNVILSNQLAAGYLKFANASAAAKYVKKTLQQDSHNADALQLNKQIQALSK; the protein is encoded by the coding sequence ATGAAGAAAACAGCATCCAGTCCGCAAACCTTAGCCGACCAAAAACGGATGAGCAGCAAGCAGTTGTGGCTGTTTAAGGGCGTTGCCTTACTGCTGCCTTTTTTGCTTCTGGCCTTACTGGAGGGTGTTCTACGACTGTTCAATTATGGCCATGATCTGCACCTTTTTGTCGATGATCCGCAGCAATCGGGCTTTCTGGTTATGAACCAGCATGCCTCAGAAAAGTATTTTACAGAAACTGACAATGCTACCATCGGTAATTTTGAACCCTTTCACAAACACAAACCCGACGGTACACTGCGGATTTTTGTCCTGGGCGAATCAACAACAATCGGCTACCCATACATGCACAATGGGTCATTTCACCGCTGGCTGCAATACAGACTCACGCATACCTTTCCGGATAAAGAGTTCGAGATTATCAATCTGGCCTTGACAGCGGTAAACTCCTATACGGTGTTCGGTTTCGCGCAAGAGCTGGCTGCCTACCAACCCGATGCTGTGTTGATTTACACCGGTCATAATGAATACTATGGTGCTTTAGGCGTTGGCTCAACGAATTCAATTGCCCGGAATCCATCGCTGGTTCGATTTGTACTTAAACTTCGTGAGTTTCGGTTCATGCAATTGATTGGACATGCTTTAGCCGGAATTCGGAAAGCGCTATCCGGTCAGCAACCAGATTTGCGGGAAAACCTGATGAAACGGATGGCAGCCGACCAACAGATTCCTTATCAATCGGAGGTGTATCAGCAAGGAATCGAGCAGTATAAAACCAATCTGAACGATCTGTGTCAACTGTTATCGAATCAGAAGATTCCCGTTTTTATCAGCAATCTGGTCAGCAACGAAAAAGATCTGAAACCGTTTATCAGCGCATCAGAAAATCTGGCCAATTCGGCTCAACAGCAATACCAGCTTGCCAGCCAGGCCTATAAAACAGGGGATTTTACTACGGCAAAAAAAGCGTATGTGCAGGCTAAGGAGCTGGATTTATTACGTTTTCGGGCCCCTGAAGCCATGAATCAGGTCATTCGGGAAATAGCTACCCACTACCCCGACGTGACGATCGTTGATACCAAAGCCTACTTTGAAAAACAGTCTGCCCATGGCATTCTGGGCAAAGAAACGTTACTGGAACATGTACATCCCAACTTATTCGGTTATGCATTGCTTTCCGATGCGTTTTATGAGGCACTGAAAAAGCGTAAATTGATTGCTACTGAAGGCAGTCAAGAAATGTCATTCGCGCAGTTAAGGCAGCAAATGCCGATCACGGCTGTAGACTCGCTTCAGGGAGCTTACGAAATGATGATTCTTAAAGAGGGCTGGCCATTTAATGAACCAATGCCGCCGGAGGAAAATCGCCCAAAAACGGTTGAGGAACAGTTGGCAGGAGCTTTAGTCGTCAGGCAATTGTCCTGGCGCGATGCCATGAATCAATTGGCCGCTTATTATGCCAAAGAGAAAAATCCGCTTAAAGCCTTACAGGTGACCGAAGCGTTATCGCTGGAATATCCAAATGATCCAACCCTATACGCTCAGGCTGGCAAACTTTGCGCCACTCTGAATCAGAACGATCAGGCGGTTCTATACTTAAAAAAAGCATTTCAATTAGAAAATACCTTCGAAAAAGCTCAGCAGTTGTTTATCACATTCCTGAAGCTGGATCGGCCGGAAGAAGCGTTGCCTTACCTGAGGTATGCATCAGCCAACAATACGTCTACGTTCAACTTAAACGAACTACAGACGTTTGTTGAGCAACTGATAGAGCTCAAAAAGCAATACGCCAAAGACACCAACAATGTGATTCTGAGCAATCAACTGGCCGCTGGTTATCTTAAATTTGCGAATGCCAGCGCGGCTGCCAAGTATGTAAAAAAAACCTTGCAACAAGACAGTCACAATGCCGATGCGTTACAGTTAAATAAGCAGATTCAGGCGCTCAGCAAATAG
- a CDS encoding enolase C-terminal domain-like protein → MLGMGSSAGLLSLFGGLSTAQAREQLATPRYAVGAAPVKIKAVKAIATAPQGSNLIVVKVETTEPGLYGLGCATFTQRAATVIVAINTYLNEFCVGKDVDNIEDMWQAAYVSSYWRNGPVLNNALSGLDQALWDIKGKRAGMPVYQLLGGKVRFAIPCYTHAGGNTPEAAADSVKKFMADGFKYIRIQQGGYGAVGATADKPDFKVANFGGETDNYMNERLYLKSVPKMFEVVRKECGEEIELLHDIHERVQPIDAINMIKRVEEFRPFFIEDPFSPENMKWFAQLRQATSVPIAMGELFNNINEFKEPMVNQWFDFIRIHVSQIGGISPAMKVARLGEWFNIRTAWHGPGDVSPVGHAAHAHIDLAVWNFGIQEAVQFSEKTQSVFSGCPTMNKGYMSVNEVPGLGVDINEKEAAKYPISTKSNWQVRKMDGTIIRP, encoded by the coding sequence ATGTTGGGTATGGGCTCCTCCGCCGGACTCCTCAGCCTGTTCGGCGGACTCTCCACGGCCCAGGCTCGCGAACAACTAGCCACCCCCCGATACGCCGTGGGGGCAGCACCCGTCAAAATCAAAGCCGTCAAAGCCATCGCCACCGCCCCACAAGGCTCCAACCTCATCGTCGTTAAGGTCGAAACCACCGAACCCGGTCTCTATGGGCTCGGTTGCGCCACCTTCACCCAACGAGCCGCCACCGTCATCGTCGCCATCAACACCTACCTCAACGAATTCTGCGTCGGTAAAGACGTCGATAACATCGAGGATATGTGGCAGGCCGCCTATGTCAGCTCCTACTGGCGAAACGGACCCGTCCTCAACAATGCCCTCTCCGGACTCGACCAGGCCCTGTGGGACATCAAAGGAAAACGAGCCGGCATGCCCGTCTACCAGCTCCTGGGCGGCAAAGTCCGGTTCGCCATCCCCTGCTACACCCATGCCGGAGGCAATACCCCCGAAGCAGCCGCCGACAGCGTCAAAAAATTCATGGCCGATGGCTTCAAATACATCCGCATCCAGCAGGGTGGCTATGGTGCCGTCGGCGCTACGGCCGATAAACCCGATTTCAAAGTGGCCAACTTCGGGGGCGAGACCGACAACTACATGAATGAACGGCTCTACCTAAAATCGGTGCCCAAGATGTTTGAGGTGGTTCGTAAGGAATGTGGCGAGGAGATCGAGCTGTTGCATGACATCCACGAGCGGGTGCAGCCCATCGATGCCATCAACATGATCAAGCGGGTGGAGGAGTTCCGGCCGTTCTTCATCGAAGATCCCTTCTCGCCCGAGAACATGAAGTGGTTTGCCCAGTTGCGGCAGGCTACCTCGGTGCCCATTGCGATGGGGGAGTTGTTCAACAACATCAACGAGTTCAAGGAGCCGATGGTCAATCAGTGGTTCGATTTCATCCGGATTCACGTCTCCCAGATCGGGGGCATCAGCCCGGCCATGAAGGTGGCCCGGTTGGGGGAATGGTTCAACATCCGCACGGCCTGGCATGGTCCGGGGGATGTTTCGCCGGTGGGTCATGCGGCCCATGCGCACATCGATCTGGCGGTGTGGAATTTTGGGATTCAGGAAGCGGTGCAGTTTTCGGAGAAGACGCAGTCGGTCTTCAGTGGCTGTCCGACGATGAACAAGGGGTACATGTCGGTCAATGAGGTGCCGGGTTTGGGGGTAGACATCAACGAGAAGGAGGCTGCCAAGTATCCCATCAGCACCAAGTCGAACTGGCAGGTGCGCAAGATGGATGGCACTATTATCAGACCGTAA
- a CDS encoding sensor histidine kinase, whose amino-acid sequence MNNCWLVGYLIVINFLFFEYVLPFIKLTWKRIVIAPFILSANLFLYSFGFYFWRYIGIKFDIYFPLKIYSSALEGVGNHFPYSAFSIIFFGIIRYSYDYRKLKEAAQQLRIEKQEAELNYLKSQTNPHFLFNTLNNIYSLARDKSDLAPESILRLSQILRFMLYETSGNYIRIEQELKIMADYIALEKLRYDESLSVDFKYEIEDMAQVLPPLLLMPLVENAFKHGVSETRDRPFVDIHLSVNKQLLAFLVRNSTEEFLEGLPVKENIGLSNLRRQLELLYTDFNLSVQQGDSTFTATLTINLASHV is encoded by the coding sequence GTGAATAATTGCTGGCTGGTTGGCTATCTTATTGTTATTAATTTTCTGTTTTTTGAGTATGTTTTGCCATTTATAAAATTAACATGGAAACGAATTGTTATAGCACCATTTATTTTATCCGCTAATCTTTTTTTATATTCTTTCGGTTTTTATTTCTGGCGATATATTGGTATTAAATTCGACATTTATTTTCCACTTAAAATATATTCTTCGGCGTTGGAAGGTGTAGGTAATCACTTTCCTTATAGCGCTTTTTCGATTATTTTCTTCGGGATTATTCGGTATTCGTATGATTATAGAAAACTAAAAGAAGCGGCTCAGCAACTGAGAATTGAGAAACAGGAAGCAGAATTAAATTACCTTAAATCTCAGACCAATCCACATTTTTTATTCAATACGTTGAATAACATCTATTCACTGGCAAGAGATAAATCAGACCTGGCCCCTGAGTCTATTTTGCGGCTTTCGCAAATACTGCGCTTTATGCTCTACGAAACCAGTGGCAACTATATTCGTATTGAACAGGAACTGAAAATTATGGCTGACTATATTGCCCTTGAAAAGCTGCGGTATGACGAATCTTTATCCGTCGATTTTAAGTATGAAATTGAAGATATGGCTCAGGTCTTACCACCTCTTTTACTAATGCCCTTAGTGGAAAATGCCTTCAAACATGGCGTTTCAGAAACCAGGGATCGCCCTTTTGTCGATATTCATCTTTCCGTAAATAAGCAGCTGCTGGCTTTTTTAGTCAGAAATTCTACGGAAGAATTTTTAGAGGGGTTACCTGTTAAAGAAAACATTGGACTTTCGAACCTTAGACGGCAACTGGAGTTGCTCTATACCGATTTCAACTTATCGGTTCAGCAGGGTGATTCTACATTTACCGCTACGTTAACCATCAATCTTGCCAGCCATGTCTAA
- a CDS encoding outer membrane protein assembly factor BamB family protein has product MNYTTTLGSIGLLYLLFAAVHPTRDEASIDQPGHSNWPNYGGNKAGNRYSPLNQINLSNVKNLKVAWTYDAAANDSKTGRQPEIQCQPIVMNGILYGTTPKLKLFAVEASTGKQRWLFDPFKDRQARFNPNRGIMYWEDGNDKRILYSAGPTLFAINALTGEPVAQFGKNGEVDLREGLIADPKIDIKKLSVSATSPGTIYNDLLIIGSAVSEYGDAAPGHVRAFDVRTGAMRWIFHTVPQPGETGYETWPKDAYKKIGGANNWAGMVLDEKRGMVYFGTGSPAVDFYGGSRAGQNLYSDCILALNAETGKLKWYYQTVQHDLWDRDLPCQPNLVTVKHNGRMVDAVAQSTKDGLIYVLDRDTGESLFPVEERAVPTSGLPGEQPWPKQKFPLKPAPFSRQLFTEADITDRTPEAHAFVKERFQKTRSGNKFMPPSLEGTLLFGIGGGAEWGGNAADPDGILYQNANEMVWDLKMMDMAARTAELKTKGNALYQANCAACHGIDRKGSGQAYPSLVDVGNRLSGQDIQAILKSGRGRMPSFEHISDQDRSTLVRFLLNTEAKASETGDHHSAAAPTAVAEKSEFPYIPPYINNGYTRFFDPDGYPAVKPPWGTLNAINLNTGEYLWRVPLGEFPELTKKGVPLTGTENYGGPIVTAGGLVFIAATYDERIRAFDRKTGKVVWEYQLPAGGFATPITYQVDGKQYIVIAAGGVKNGHKPGGSYIAFALP; this is encoded by the coding sequence ATGAACTATACGACAACACTTGGATCGATCGGCTTGTTGTACCTGCTCTTTGCCGCCGTTCATCCAACTCGTGACGAAGCCAGCATCGACCAGCCGGGCCATTCAAATTGGCCCAACTATGGCGGCAATAAAGCCGGGAACCGCTACTCACCCCTCAATCAGATCAACCTCAGTAATGTCAAAAACCTCAAAGTAGCCTGGACCTACGATGCGGCTGCCAACGATAGCAAAACTGGACGTCAGCCAGAGATTCAGTGTCAACCCATCGTCATGAACGGCATCCTGTATGGCACAACACCGAAGCTGAAATTATTTGCGGTAGAGGCCAGTACGGGCAAACAACGCTGGCTATTTGATCCATTTAAGGACAGGCAGGCCCGTTTCAACCCCAATCGGGGCATTATGTATTGGGAAGATGGCAACGACAAACGGATTCTTTATTCGGCTGGTCCTACCCTCTTCGCCATCAATGCACTTACGGGTGAACCTGTCGCTCAGTTTGGCAAAAACGGAGAGGTCGATTTACGGGAGGGCCTGATCGCTGATCCCAAAATCGACATCAAAAAACTATCTGTTTCCGCAACCAGTCCGGGAACGATTTACAACGATCTATTGATCATTGGCTCAGCCGTTTCCGAATATGGGGATGCTGCGCCGGGTCACGTACGGGCGTTCGACGTTCGAACGGGAGCCATGCGCTGGATTTTCCACACGGTACCGCAACCCGGTGAAACAGGTTACGAAACATGGCCTAAAGATGCTTATAAAAAAATAGGTGGAGCCAACAACTGGGCTGGCATGGTGCTCGATGAAAAACGTGGCATGGTCTATTTCGGAACGGGTTCGCCAGCGGTTGATTTCTACGGTGGCAGTCGGGCGGGGCAAAATCTGTATTCTGACTGTATCCTCGCCCTGAATGCAGAAACCGGCAAGTTGAAATGGTACTATCAAACGGTTCAGCATGATTTGTGGGACCGCGATTTACCCTGTCAGCCCAATCTGGTAACGGTGAAGCATAACGGCCGGATGGTCGATGCCGTGGCTCAGAGCACCAAAGATGGATTGATTTATGTGCTCGACCGCGACACGGGAGAATCGCTCTTTCCGGTTGAGGAACGGGCCGTTCCAACGTCTGGTCTTCCAGGCGAACAACCCTGGCCTAAACAGAAATTCCCGTTGAAACCGGCCCCCTTTTCCCGGCAATTATTTACCGAAGCCGATATTACTGACCGTACGCCCGAAGCCCATGCCTTCGTGAAAGAACGATTCCAGAAAACACGCTCCGGCAATAAGTTTATGCCACCCAGTCTGGAAGGTACGTTACTATTTGGCATTGGTGGCGGAGCCGAATGGGGCGGCAATGCGGCTGATCCGGATGGTATTCTTTATCAGAATGCCAACGAGATGGTCTGGGATCTGAAAATGATGGACATGGCCGCCCGAACGGCTGAATTAAAAACAAAAGGGAATGCCTTGTATCAAGCCAACTGTGCGGCCTGTCATGGAATTGACCGGAAAGGCAGTGGACAGGCTTACCCTAGCTTAGTTGATGTTGGCAACCGATTATCGGGACAGGATATTCAGGCCATTCTGAAATCGGGCCGGGGTCGGATGCCCTCGTTCGAGCACATTTCCGATCAGGACCGTAGCACACTGGTCCGCTTTCTGCTCAATACCGAAGCCAAAGCCAGCGAAACGGGCGATCACCATTCAGCTGCGGCCCCAACAGCGGTTGCCGAAAAATCTGAATTCCCGTACATACCTCCTTATATCAACAATGGCTACACGCGCTTCTTCGACCCCGATGGCTATCCGGCCGTAAAACCACCCTGGGGAACGCTCAACGCGATTAACCTCAATACGGGAGAGTATCTATGGCGCGTTCCGCTCGGCGAATTTCCGGAATTGACCAAAAAGGGAGTTCCCCTAACCGGTACTGAAAATTATGGCGGACCAATCGTTACGGCAGGTGGCCTGGTCTTTATCGCGGCTACGTACGACGAACGAATTCGGGCTTTCGACCGCAAAACGGGAAAAGTTGTCTGGGAATACCAGCTTCCGGCGGGTGGCTTTGCCACGCCTATTACCTATCAGGTCGATGGTAAGCAGTATATCGTCATTGCCGCCGGAGGTGTCAAGAACGGCCACAAACCGGGTGGTTCATACATCGCATTTGCCCTTCCTTAA
- a CDS encoding LytR/AlgR family response regulator transcription factor, with the protein MSNIKCIIIEDEPLAVKVLSDYIRQIPFLELRSVFKDAILAIDYLRQNAIDLMFLDIHLPTLKGMDFLKTLTNPPAVIITTAYHQYAVEGFALNVTDYLLKPYEFERFLIAVNKVKAGNPDRYKQAESQEVKDFIFLNVQKKKVRILFSEIVYIESQREYIRIVTTKKEYISKMSTHEIEALLPVTLFKRIHRSFIVSISKIDSYTAEMVDVNGSTIPIGRGYRDILENL; encoded by the coding sequence ATGTCTAATATAAAGTGCATTATTATAGAGGATGAGCCCTTGGCCGTAAAAGTTTTATCGGATTATATCCGGCAAATACCATTTTTGGAGTTGCGTTCGGTCTTTAAAGATGCGATTCTTGCCATTGACTATTTACGACAGAATGCAATCGATCTGATGTTTCTTGATATTCATCTGCCTACTTTAAAAGGAATGGATTTTTTGAAAACACTGACCAATCCTCCTGCGGTAATTATTACAACGGCCTATCATCAATACGCTGTAGAAGGATTTGCGTTAAATGTGACAGATTATTTACTGAAGCCCTATGAATTTGAGCGATTTTTAATAGCTGTCAACAAAGTAAAAGCGGGAAATCCAGATAGGTATAAACAAGCAGAAAGTCAGGAAGTAAAAGATTTTATTTTTCTAAATGTGCAGAAAAAGAAGGTCAGGATTTTATTTTCGGAGATTGTTTATATCGAGAGCCAGCGAGAATATATCAGGATTGTTACGACGAAAAAAGAGTATATTTCAAAAATGAGTACGCACGAAATTGAAGCACTTTTGCCCGTAACTCTCTTCAAGCGGATTCATCGATCATTTATCGTTTCAATTAGCAAGATTGATTCCTATACAGCAGAGATGGTCGATGTTAATGGGTCCACTATTCCGATTGGAAGAGGCTACCGGGATATTTTGGAGAATCTGTAG